The nucleotide sequence AAATCTGTTGAATTCAAATACGGACACTACCTACATCGTTAACTTTTGGGCCACCTGGTGCGGCCCCTGTGTTAAAGAACTCCCTTATTTTGAGCAACTCAACCGCAGCTTTGCCGGCCAAAAAGTCAAGATCGTGCTGGTGAGCATGGATTTTGTACAAGACAAGGATAAGCGAGTGGTACCTTTCGTAGAGCGCATGCAACTCAAAAACACGGTGTGGCTGCTCAATGAACCCGACGCCAACAGCTGGATCGACCGCGTGGATCCCAGCTGGTCGGGAGCCTTACCAGCTACACTGATCCTCAACCCAACGAACAAGAAGAGGGCGTTTTACGAGAAATCACTAAATTACGAAACCTTAGCCCACGCGCTAGGTTACTTTGTCGGTTATTGATTGTCAAAAGCAATGTTACTCAGGCTATGAAGCGATGAAAAAATATGCAGCATTAATTGTGAGCCTCCTGGTGGGCTGGGGCGCTACGGCAACCGCTTCCAGCCTGCACCTGAGGTCCGCTTCTTCCCCGGCCGACTACCGGATCGGGGATGCGGTGGCCAATTTCCGATTGAAAAATGTGAACGGCAGTATGGTGTCGCTTTCTGACTTTTCGGGTCAGAAAGGCGTGATCGTGATATTCACCTGCAACCACTGTCCTTTTTCCAAAGCTTACGAAGATCGGGTCGGTGCCCTGAATGAGCGTTTTGCCACGCAGGGCTATCCGGTGGTGGCCATCAACCCGAGTGACCCCAAAACCTACGAAGACGATACGTTTGAGCAGGTTCGGGAACGGGCCAAAACCAAGGGATTCAGCTACCCCTACCTGGTGGATGATACCCAGACCGTAACGCGTGCCTTTGGTGCGTCCCGAACGCCCCAGGCTTATGTCCTCAAGAATACGGGGGGTACCTTCGTCGTCCAGTACATAGGTACCCTCGACGATAACCCCCAGGACCCGGCCAGCGTGACCAAACGCTACGTGGAAGACGCAGTCGCCAACCTACTGGCCGGAAAGCCCGTGGTGGTTACGACGACCAAGGCGATCGGCTGCGCCATCAAGTGGAAGGACGCCTAGAGACACCGGTCTTTTCCGGCCCTAACCCAACTCTCGCGCGCCGGGGCAGAAATGCTCCGGCGTTTTTTTATCTTGTCAGAAATACGCAATACCTTGGGAATACGTACCTTTCTGGTCTGAAATGTCTGTCCGTATGATTTTACACAACTCTACTCTCCTCTTCATGTGTGCTTTCGGCCTGGCTTTGCGGGGGTTCGGTCAACCGGGCACCGCCCAGCCGACCATGGGCCAACCGAATGTCGTCCCCCCCGTATCCAAGACCTTCACGGCTCCGGAAGAATTCACGGGCAATTGTGAAGGACCCGCCGTGGACGCCGATGGTAACATTTATGCCGTCAATTTTGCCCAGGATGGCACAATCGCTCAAATCAGCCGACGTGGCAAAACGAGTTTTTTCATTACCCTACCCAAGGGTAGTACAGGCAACGGCATCCGGTTTGGCGATGCCAATACGTTCTATATCGCCGATTTTACGGGCCACAACGTCCTGAAAGCCAATCTAGAAACCCGCGAAGTGACCGTGTACGCCCATGAACCCCGCATGAACCAACCCAATGATCTGGCCATTACCCGCAGCGGACATATTTTCTGCTCCGATCCTAACTGGAAGGAAGGTACCGGGCAGGTGTGGCACGTGGCGCCTGGCGGTACGGTCCGTCTGGTAGCCGAAAACATGGGTACCACCAATGGCATCGATATCAGTCCCGATGAGAAGACGCTCTATGTGAATGAAAGCGTGCAGCGCAACGTCTGGGCCTTCGACCTGGCCCCGGACGGTACCCTGTCGAACAAACGCCTGCTGCTGAAATTTGAGGAGGGTGGCATGGATGGCATGCGCTGTGCCACGAACGGCGATCTGTACATTGCCCGCCACGGCCTGGGTCAGGTAGCGGTGGTTTCCCCGGCCGGTAAGGTTATCAAGACCATCCCCACCATTGGCAAAAAGGTATCCAACATCTGTTTCGGGGGGCGCAATGGGAAAACCTGCTACATCACTTTGCAGGATCGGGGCTGCCTGGAAACCTTCAAGGCCAAAACGCCGGGCCGCGAGTGGGTCATGATGAAGGAATTTACCAAAAAACGCTGATTGTACGAATTCTACTATCATGCCCTTCCCCATTGATTTTCGCAAAGCCCTCCGCAGTTTTCGCTACGCCGGGAAAGGCATAGCGGATCTTTTCATCTTTGAAAACAACGCCCGCATTCATCTTTTCGTGGCGATAGCCGTTTTGGGAGCGGGTTTTTATTTCCGACTTTCGCCGACCGAGTGGGCCTTGATCGTTACACAGATTGCGCTGGTATGGGCGGCCGAAGCTTTCAATACAGCCCTCGAGAAGCTGGCCGACGCCGTATCGCCCGAGTACCACCCGCTCATCAAATCGGTGAAAGATCTGGCCGCCGGCGGGGTCCTGATCGTGGCCATTTCGGCGGCAATCGTAGGTGCCCTTATTTTTTATCCAAAACTACTATCACTATTTTGACCTCCTACCTACCCCAGATAACCGCTAAATCCAGCTTCACACGGAGTTCCGGCATCCGTGCCGCTGCCATTTGTATAGGGCTTTTGACTAGTATGGGTCAGGTAAGCTTAGCACAGGTTGGCAACCAGCGGCCCATCCAGTCTCTATACGATCGCGAAACGATTTACATGCTGGGCCCCACGCGCTATGTGCGTAACAATGTAGTGTATGCGGGAGCTGCCAACCTACGGCGGGAATTTTCGGTTTCCCCAGCGGGTATGGACCTCTACATCCGCTCCCGTCGCAATCGTAACATCGCCTTGGTTGTATCTCTGGTAGGCTCGGCGGGTTCCATTTATTCGCTCGCTACGGGGAATAGGGAGGCTTTCCGAACATTCTTTTGGGTGTCGCTTGGCACCGGTGTGGTGTCGACGGCCCTGGGTACCCGAGCCAACACCCAGTTGAATCAGGCTGTTTGGCTGCGCAACCGGGATGCCTTAATCCTGGTGGAAAATCAGCAATAAAAAAGCCTGACTCCGTGGGGAATCAGGCTAAACAAGTAGGAAAAGACTGCTTATTTCTGGTAGGTGATGGGTACCTCAAAGCCCATTTTGTCCCACTGGAAGCTCAGCTTGTTGTCATTTTTTACGTCGAACATCAGTTTTTCAGCTGAGGTATCGTACATTTTGGTCGGTACGGTCACTTCGGCCACGTTTTTATCCTTCACTTTATCGTAGCCGAAAGCGCCCCACTGCTTCAGTTCGGGGTTCAGGATCACGGTCCACTCTTTCTCTCCGGGAATGCTGTACAGCGAGTAGGTACCTGCTTTGACGGGCTTGCCGCCAAACATAGCGTCTTTCTTGAAGGTAATTTCGGTAGCCTCATTGGCACCCGTACGCCACACTTTTCCGTAAGGTTCAAGGCTGCCGCTGCCTTCCTTACCGAAAATAACCCGTCCCCGCTTGGAGGGTTGTCCATACGCTACACTTACATTGGTACCTTCGGCAGTCATTTTGGGGCTGGGTTTCTGGGCATACACCTCCGAGACGCCCACCGTAGCGACGGTGATCAGTGCCAGAGCAAATAATAAGATGGTCTTTTTCATGTTCTTTTTTGGCTTGTATAGTTGATTGCTTTTTTTGTCAAACGCATTTCGGTCCTAAAAAGTTATAAAGGTGTGCAACAAATCAAACGCTTACCTTCCTGCCCTATCCTGTTTTCTTATTTCTATACCACTTATTTCCGCATCCAGTACCAGGCATTTTGCGATAGCTTCTTAGCGATCCAGGCTTCCGCACTTTTCCGGTATGCAAAAGGCAGGTAAAGTAGGGCCAGGTTTTACTTTTTAAGAGAATCGGTTACTGGCGCAAGAAAATGCCTTTTCCCGGTAGCCTTCAGCAATCCATAACCTAGCCCCTACCCTTCTCATGTACCTGACGTACCACCGCCTGGCTGTATTCTCGATACTTTTTCTGGGAATCGCTACCCTGCTACCAGCCGTAGCGCAAAGTGACCCATCGAAAATACGGGTGATCATGATTGGTGCCCACCCCGACGACTGTGACCTTAAAAGCGGTGGAACCGCGGCGCTGCTGTCGTTAATGGGGTATGCCGTCAAGTTTGTGGCCGTCACCAATGGCGATGCGGGCCACCAGACTATGAAGGGTACCGCCCTGGCCAAGCGTAGGCTGGCCGAGGCGCAGGAGGCGGGCAAGCGCTTCGGGGTGACCTACGATGTGCTGGACAACCACGACGGCGAGCTTTTGCCCACGCTGGCGGTACGCCTGCAAATCATTAAGAAAATCCGCGAGTGGAACGCCGACGTCGTCATTGCACCCCGTCCCAACGACTACCACCCCGACCATCGCTATACCGGCGTGCTGGTGCAGGATGCCGCTTATATGGTGGCGGTACCCAATGTGGCGCCCGAAACGCCTCGCTTGCAGAAAAACCCGGTCTTCCTCTACTTTCAGGACAACTTCCAGCGCCCCAACCCCTTCCGGCCCGACGTAGCCATCGACATCAGCCCGGTGTACGCCCAGAAAATCCACGCCTTGGACGCCCACCGGTCGCAGGTGTACGAGTGGCTGCCCTGGATCGGGGGCTTTCTGGACAAGGTACCTACCGACCAAGCCGAGCAGGAAAAATGGCTGGCCGAAACCCGGGCGGTGAAGATAACCCCCGAGGTACGGGCTTCGCTGGAAAAAGGGTACGGCAAAGACAAAGCCGCCCAGGTGCAGCACGCCGAGGCGTTTGAGGTATGCGAGTACGGCGCCCGCCCCACCGACGACGATTTGAAACGAATATTCCCGATGCTGAAGTAAGCATGAAATGGCGGGCTGACCTCCGCTGTTCCCGGTCAGCTACCTTTCAAGGAATAAAGTACCCTGGTTTTGTAAAGAGCTTTTATACTTGACAAAGTACAGAACCTCATTAACCACGGGAACGCAATGAACAAAGACTCCTATGTTTTTGCCAACTTTTTTCTGGGTCTTTCCGTCGCCTGCGGCGTTTTGCAGTCCATTGTCCATTTCCTGATCGGTGCCCATATTTACACCCAATCCTCTTCGTCGAGCTGGTACCTGGTCACGAATCTGGTTTCCCTAATCGGTTTCCTGTTTTATCTACAATACTTCCACCACAAGCAGTATCAGCTGGCGTTTTCGACGGGCTTGCTGGCCATCCTGGCCAACATCATCCTGGCGAGCATCGTCTACGCCATCATGCTGTTATTCAAAGGACTTGAAAGGTACCATCCCATCGTGGCTATGGCAGCTTTGGGAACTAGTCTGGTCCATTCGCTTGCTCTTATTTTTTCTAAAGCCGGACAACGGTTCTGGTTAAAAATAGCGGGTATAGGGGGCGCAATCCTGGCTCTGACTCTACTTATCATTTTCTTGTTGGCCCAATCTTCTCCTGAGGTCTGGCCAAAGCAAGCGCTGGACAAAGTCAGTCAGTGGGCTTCGTTGGCGGGTCTGCTGCTTCCGGTGCTCTATATTTTAAATTTTAGGGATGAGATCAAAAAACTGCCTTCTACGGAAAAGACGAACGCTGCGAACCAGTTTTCGGAAAGTTTCATGGGTCTATTGGGCGTACTGGCATTGGGCGCTACGCTTTTCTTTGGCTTCCGCATAGCCCTGCAAGGCTACGAGGCTACCCATGTTTCGGCGTCGGTTCGGATACTGGCCAACCAATTTGAAGCCCGGACGTATGTGAACCGCCGCGGCGAAAAGCTATCCTACCGACTAATCCGGCCCCTGTCTTATGATTCTACCCAAAGGTACCCTCTGGTGGTGTGTCTGCACGGAGGCGCGGGCTATGGTACCGATAACATGCGGCAGATCGAGGGAATAGACCGTATGCTGGCGTCGGATTCAATCCGAAAAAAGTACCCTGCGTTTCTTTTTGTCCCCCAAATTCAGCTCGGTACCAGCTGGGGCGGGGTTCCGGGACTGATCGCGAAAGACTCTCTGGTTTTTGAAACTATGGCGGCCCTGGAAAAAGAGTTCAGTATCGACCCCACAAGAAGGTACGTCCTGGGCCATTCGCTGGGTGGCTTCGGGACGTGGTACTTCATCGGTACCCAGCCCGACCTGTTTGCGGCGGCCATGCCTTTCGCCGGGCAGGGCGATCCCGCATTGGCCAGAAACATGACGGGTGTGGCCGTGTGGGCTTTCCACGGCACGCTCGACCGCAATGTTCCGGTGAGTGGCTCGCGGGATGTGATCGGGGCCATCAAAAAGGCGGGGGTACCCCTCGGTACAGCGAATTTCCCAACGCCGGTCACGGCATCTGGGACGAAATAGAAGGTACCCCCGGCGTCATGGACTGGCTTTTTGCTCAAAAACGCGACTAGGTACCCTACATCCTCTCATAGCCGCTTTACTTCAATCCAGATATCCGTATTGCGCCCCTTATCATCGCTGCACGAGATTTTCACGCGGCCCAGCGGTGGCGCCATGAACACGGCAGCGGTGGGGGCGCTTTTCTGGTAGAGCTTGTCATTGATGTACCAATATACCTCCTCCACGTTGTTGGCTGCCTGGCAACTTAGCAGAATCTGTTGCGGTTCATCGCGGCGGATGTAGTACTCGCTGCCCTCGTTGGGACTCACGATGAACGGCGCGCCGTCGCGGAACACGCGCTCACAGGCCGGATTGTGGGGCGGCTCTTTTTCGTAAGGTAGCTTTTTCAGTTCGTAGTAGGCGATCAGTTCGGGGGCGAAGTTGGGGTAGGAACGACGCACGTAGCCACTCGTCGGCAGACAGTAGGGGCAGTACGTTAATTTGGCGGCGGCATCGGTAAAAACCCATTTTCGGTGGGTACAGCGGTGGTAGGGCGACACGCCCATCAGGTGGTAATCCACAATTTTATGGGTGCAGAATTCTACCGGAATATCTCCGCTCACGGCGCACACCAGCCGCACCGCCACGGCCTCGGGTGCCCGGTACCAGCCTTTGGGCGAGTTGTAATCCAGACTATTGAACACCGAAAAAAGCAGCGGCGTGGCCGTTTCGGCACCGCTCAGCTCAGGTACCCCCTGCCCCGAGAAGTTCCCGACCCACACGCCTACCGTGTAGCGCTTGTTATAGCCCACGCTCCACGCGTCGCGGCGGCCGTAGGAGGTACCCGTTTTCCAGGCGATGCGGGGCAGGTGGTAGGTGTTGTCGAAATTGGTGGGTAGGTCGGGGCGCGTGACCTGCGTGAGGACGTTGGTGATCAGAAAAGCCGCGCCGGGCGAAATGATGCCACTGCCAGTCGTTTTGTTTTTCTTGGATAAAACTCCGGAAGAACCAAAAGTCAGCGGACGTACCTCGCCGTTGTGCGCAAAGGCCGCGAAGAGCCGCGTGAGTTCTTCCAGGGTTACGCCGCAGCCGCCCAGAATCAGCGACAGCCCCAGGTCTTTGGCCTGCTTGCTCACGGTCTGGAATCCGGCTTTTTTGAGTTGATCCACCAGCACGGGGGTACCTACCTCTTTCAAAATCTTCACCGCCGGAATATTCAACGAATTGGCCAGCGCAAACTCCACCGTCACCGGTCCGTTGAACCGCTGGTCGAAATTCTCCGGCTCGTAGCCGCCGAAGTTGGTAGGTACGTCGTTGAGGACGGTTTTGGGCGTAATGAGGCCTTTGTCAAAAGCCGTGGCGTACAGCAGTGGTTTCAGGGTACTGCCCGGCGAGCGCACCGCCCGGATACCATCCACCTGTCCGCCGTCGTAGGGATTGGTAAAATCCGCCGATCCGACGTAGGCTTCGACGGCCATGGTTTCGTTATTGATCACCAGCACTGCCGCGTTGTGGATATTCTGACCGCGTAGCCGGTTGATGTAGTTTTTGACCAGGTCTTCCGTTTGTCGCTGTTTTTGCCGATTAATGGCCGTGTGAATGGTGGGTTGGTCGGGATACTCCTTTTTCAGGCGCAGCGCCAGGTGCGGTATTTCATGGGGTGCGGCGCGGCGACGTACCTCCAGCGGTTCGCGCAGGGCATCCTGAATGGTGCTTTTTTCAAACAAATTTTCCTTCTCAAAACGGTGTAGCCACGCGTTGCGGGCATTCAGCAGGGTTGCCGTGCGGGTGTCGGGCCGCAGGCTCGACGGCCGGTTAGGCACGATGGCCAGCGCGGTGATTTCGGCCAGGCTCAGCAGTTGGGGCGGCTTGCCGAAGTACAGCAGCGAAGCAGCTTTGATACCCTCGATGTTGCCGCCGTAGGGTACCAGGTTGAGGTACAGTTGCAGGATTTCGGTTTTGGAATAATGCAATTCGAGTTGGAAGGCCCGCAGAATTTCCACGAATTTGCTACCATAGCTGCGCTCGCGCGGTTCCAGCAGCCGCACGACCTGCATGGTGATCGTCGATGCGCCGGAGGTACGCCTACCCGTGAGCAGGTTGCGCAAAGCGGCCCGTCCCAGCGCCAGCGGGTTTACGCCCAGATGCCAGGCAAAAAAACGATCTTCCTTGTGAATGAGGGTTTTGCGAAGCAGCGGCGTAATTTCAGACACTTCGGTTTGCAGCCGCCACTTGTCGTCTTTACTCAAAAAAGCGTGCAGGACGGTACCATCCGCGGACTGGATTTGGGTGGAATAAGGTACCCTGGGACGGAAAGGAAAAGTAAAATCCAGGAACAGTCCTGTGAAGAGTAAAAATCCGAGTAGCCAAAACCAGCGGGTTTGGATGAAGATTTTGAGGTGTTTGAACAAAACTCTTTTGAGATTACGCCAGGAGCGTGTTATAAATGCGAATCTTAACAGTTCGCGACTGTTTGTGCCAGCTACAAATGCAAACCAGACCTTTCATTGAATTCTTAGCCAATCAGTATTTTGGGAATCTCCTGTACTTTTTCCATCGCCGACTCTTCAAATGGTTCTTTCAAAGATAAGTAAAAAGCATCATATCGAAGGGCGCTCACTACTTTCACCAACGACCGGAATAATCTCATAATTCATATCTCCTAACTCATAGCTGAATTCATGTCCAAATACGTCGCCGCCATTGATCAGGGTACCACCAGCACCCGTTGTATTTTATTCGACCGCCAGGGGAACATCGTTTCGGTGGGCCAGAAAGAGCACGAACAGATTTACCCCAAACCCGGCTGGGTGGAACACAATCCCGACGAGATTTGGAAAAATACGCTGGAAGTGATTGCCCTGGCCCGCATCAAGGCCTCCATTACTGCCGCCGATGTGGCGGCCATTGGCATTACCAATCAACGCGAAACGACAGTGGTCTGGAATCGCCGTACCGGCAAACCCTACCATAACGCGCTGGTGTGGCAGGATACCCGTACGGGCGAGCTAATGGCACGGTTTGAACGAGAAGGCGGCATCGACCGATTCCGCGCCACGACCGGCCTGCCGCTGGCTACCTATTTCAGTGGATTGAAGTTGAAATGGCTCCTTGACCACGTGGACGGCCTACGGGCCGACGCCGAAAAAGGGGACGCGCTATTCGGCAATATGGATACGTACCTGATCTGGAATCTGACGGGCGGCGCAAGGAGCAGCGGCTCCCGAGGCGGTATCCACGTCACGGACGTGACCAACGCCAGCCGTACCCAACTCATGAACCTGCGCACGCTGCAATGGGACGAGAGCATGCTAAATGCCTTTGACATACCCCGAGCCATGCTTCCAGCTATCAAAAGCAGCAGTGAGGTATATGGTCACGTACAATCGGACGCCCTGCCGGGGGTACCCATCGCCGGAGCCCTGGGCGACCAGCACGCCGCGCTCGTCGGGCAGGCGTGCTTTGAGCCGGGCATGGCCAAGAACACCTACGGTACAGGCTGTTTTCTGGTGATGAATACAGGCGACGAATTGCAACTTTCCGAAAAAGGCCTACTGACGACGATTGCCTACAAATTCGGCGATCAGCCCGTGCAGTACGCGCTGGAAGGCAGCATCGCCATTGCCGGGGCGTTGGTGCAATGGGTACGGGATAATCTGGGATTAATCGAAAAGAGCAGCGATATTGAAAAACTGGCGCAGAGCGTCGAGGACAACGGGGGCACCTACTTCGTGCCGGCTTTCTCGGGTTTGTACGCGCCCTATTGGCGCAACGATGCGCGCGGCGTGATCGCCGGATTGACCCGCTACGTGACCAAGGGACATATTGCCCGCGCAGTGCTGGAAGCTACGGCTTATCAAACCGTCGATGTGGTAAATGCCATGCAGCAGGATTCGGGCATCGAGTTGAAATCGCTGCGGGTGGATGGCGGGATGGTAGCCAACCAAATGTTGATGCAGTTTCAGTCCGACATGCTGGACGCTCAGGTGGTAGCGCCCGCCGTGGCCGAAACCACCGCGCTGGGCGCAGCCTACGCCGCCGGACTGGCCGTGGGATACTGGAAAGATCTGGATGACCTGCGCAAGAACTGGGCCGTAGCCCAGACCTGGAATCCTGCTATGCAGCAGGAAGACCGCACCCGACTCTACAAAGGCTGGCAGAAGGCGGTTACGAAGTCGTTTGGCTGGGAGGAGTAGCCTTTTTTGAGGGTACCCTGCGAGTACGATTCTTGTGAGGTACCTTTCATAAAGCAGGGTGGAAACACCCAACTCCACTAAACTTCACTCAACAACCAGAACTATCAAAAATTCGCCGGCAATCCGTACGCCACGCTGACCCCTACCACGCCATCGCCGCGCTTGAAAGTAGTGACCAGGCTGGCCGTAATGTCAAGGTACCTCCCGCCCGGAAGCGGAAGGGTGTACCCTACACCCGGTT is from Salmonirosea aquatica and encodes:
- a CDS encoding TlpA disulfide reductase family protein produces the protein MPYNPGTSLALVENPVKKEKNILSKPKGLTVREVKWSALENLLNSNTDTTYIVNFWATWCGPCVKELPYFEQLNRSFAGQKVKIVLVSMDFVQDKDKRVVPFVERMQLKNTVWLLNEPDANSWIDRVDPSWSGALPATLILNPTNKKRAFYEKSLNYETLAHALGYFVGY
- a CDS encoding thioredoxin family protein produces the protein MKKYAALIVSLLVGWGATATASSLHLRSASSPADYRIGDAVANFRLKNVNGSMVSLSDFSGQKGVIVIFTCNHCPFSKAYEDRVGALNERFATQGYPVVAINPSDPKTYEDDTFEQVRERAKTKGFSYPYLVDDTQTVTRAFGASRTPQAYVLKNTGGTFVVQYIGTLDDNPQDPASVTKRYVEDAVANLLAGKPVVVTTTKAIGCAIKWKDA
- a CDS encoding SMP-30/gluconolactonase/LRE family protein; this translates as MILHNSTLLFMCAFGLALRGFGQPGTAQPTMGQPNVVPPVSKTFTAPEEFTGNCEGPAVDADGNIYAVNFAQDGTIAQISRRGKTSFFITLPKGSTGNGIRFGDANTFYIADFTGHNVLKANLETREVTVYAHEPRMNQPNDLAITRSGHIFCSDPNWKEGTGQVWHVAPGGTVRLVAENMGTTNGIDISPDEKTLYVNESVQRNVWAFDLAPDGTLSNKRLLLKFEEGGMDGMRCATNGDLYIARHGLGQVAVVSPAGKVIKTIPTIGKKVSNICFGGRNGKTCYITLQDRGCLETFKAKTPGREWVMMKEFTKKR
- a CDS encoding diacylglycerol kinase family protein, with the translated sequence MPFPIDFRKALRSFRYAGKGIADLFIFENNARIHLFVAIAVLGAGFYFRLSPTEWALIVTQIALVWAAEAFNTALEKLADAVSPEYHPLIKSVKDLAAGGVLIVAISAAIVGALIFYPKLLSLF
- a CDS encoding DUF2911 domain-containing protein; the encoded protein is MKKTILLFALALITVATVGVSEVYAQKPSPKMTAEGTNVSVAYGQPSKRGRVIFGKEGSGSLEPYGKVWRTGANEATEITFKKDAMFGGKPVKAGTYSLYSIPGEKEWTVILNPELKQWGAFGYDKVKDKNVAEVTVPTKMYDTSAEKLMFDVKNDNKLSFQWDKMGFEVPITYQK
- a CDS encoding PIG-L deacetylase family protein, with the protein product MYLTYHRLAVFSILFLGIATLLPAVAQSDPSKIRVIMIGAHPDDCDLKSGGTAALLSLMGYAVKFVAVTNGDAGHQTMKGTALAKRRLAEAQEAGKRFGVTYDVLDNHDGELLPTLAVRLQIIKKIREWNADVVIAPRPNDYHPDHRYTGVLVQDAAYMVAVPNVAPETPRLQKNPVFLYFQDNFQRPNPFRPDVAIDISPVYAQKIHALDAHRSQVYEWLPWIGGFLDKVPTDQAEQEKWLAETRAVKITPEVRASLEKGYGKDKAAQVQHAEAFEVCEYGARPTDDDLKRIFPMLK
- a CDS encoding alpha/beta hydrolase-fold protein, whose translation is MNKDSYVFANFFLGLSVACGVLQSIVHFLIGAHIYTQSSSSSWYLVTNLVSLIGFLFYLQYFHHKQYQLAFSTGLLAILANIILASIVYAIMLLFKGLERYHPIVAMAALGTSLVHSLALIFSKAGQRFWLKIAGIGGAILALTLLIIFLLAQSSPEVWPKQALDKVSQWASLAGLLLPVLYILNFRDEIKKLPSTEKTNAANQFSESFMGLLGVLALGATLFFGFRIALQGYEATHVSASVRILANQFEARTYVNRRGEKLSYRLIRPLSYDSTQRYPLVVCLHGGAGYGTDNMRQIEGIDRMLASDSIRKKYPAFLFVPQIQLGTSWGGVPGLIAKDSLVFETMAALEKEFSIDPTRRYVLGHSLGGFGTWYFIGTQPDLFAAAMPFAGQGDPALARNMTGVAVWAFHGTLDRNVPVSGSRDVIGAIKKAGVPLGTANFPTPVTASGTK
- the pbpC gene encoding penicillin-binding protein 1C — translated: MFKHLKIFIQTRWFWLLGFLLFTGLFLDFTFPFRPRVPYSTQIQSADGTVLHAFLSKDDKWRLQTEVSEITPLLRKTLIHKEDRFFAWHLGVNPLALGRAALRNLLTGRRTSGASTITMQVVRLLEPRERSYGSKFVEILRAFQLELHYSKTEILQLYLNLVPYGGNIEGIKAASLLYFGKPPQLLSLAEITALAIVPNRPSSLRPDTRTATLLNARNAWLHRFEKENLFEKSTIQDALREPLEVRRRAAPHEIPHLALRLKKEYPDQPTIHTAINRQKQRQTEDLVKNYINRLRGQNIHNAAVLVINNETMAVEAYVGSADFTNPYDGGQVDGIRAVRSPGSTLKPLLYATAFDKGLITPKTVLNDVPTNFGGYEPENFDQRFNGPVTVEFALANSLNIPAVKILKEVGTPVLVDQLKKAGFQTVSKQAKDLGLSLILGGCGVTLEELTRLFAAFAHNGEVRPLTFGSSGVLSKKNKTTGSGIISPGAAFLITNVLTQVTRPDLPTNFDNTYHLPRIAWKTGTSYGRRDAWSVGYNKRYTVGVWVGNFSGQGVPELSGAETATPLLFSVFNSLDYNSPKGWYRAPEAVAVRLVCAVSGDIPVEFCTHKIVDYHLMGVSPYHRCTHRKWVFTDAAAKLTYCPYCLPTSGYVRRSYPNFAPELIAYYELKKLPYEKEPPHNPACERVFRDGAPFIVSPNEGSEYYIRRDEPQQILLSCQAANNVEEVYWYINDKLYQKSAPTAAVFMAPPLGRVKISCSDDKGRNTDIWIEVKRL
- the glpK gene encoding glycerol kinase GlpK; this encodes MSKYVAAIDQGTTSTRCILFDRQGNIVSVGQKEHEQIYPKPGWVEHNPDEIWKNTLEVIALARIKASITAADVAAIGITNQRETTVVWNRRTGKPYHNALVWQDTRTGELMARFEREGGIDRFRATTGLPLATYFSGLKLKWLLDHVDGLRADAEKGDALFGNMDTYLIWNLTGGARSSGSRGGIHVTDVTNASRTQLMNLRTLQWDESMLNAFDIPRAMLPAIKSSSEVYGHVQSDALPGVPIAGALGDQHAALVGQACFEPGMAKNTYGTGCFLVMNTGDELQLSEKGLLTTIAYKFGDQPVQYALEGSIAIAGALVQWVRDNLGLIEKSSDIEKLAQSVEDNGGTYFVPAFSGLYAPYWRNDARGVIAGLTRYVTKGHIARAVLEATAYQTVDVVNAMQQDSGIELKSLRVDGGMVANQMLMQFQSDMLDAQVVAPAVAETTALGAAYAAGLAVGYWKDLDDLRKNWAVAQTWNPAMQQEDRTRLYKGWQKAVTKSFGWEE